The following are encoded in a window of Verrucomicrobiota bacterium genomic DNA:
- a CDS encoding carbohydrate ABC transporter permease, which translates to MEKSTRKPSVGRWLGYAALVAFALLSLGPVWIALKTALTGSNALFQSAGSVLPQDPTLFSFQRVLGLIDPSDPRLQQTGLAKVDFLRALVNSIIFTIVAVAPQIFFSAMAAYAFARLKFPGGKLLFFLFVAATMIPAAVLFIPNFILIHDLGWLNTFQGMAAPYALMTPFAVFFLRQMFLGTPGDVEEAARIDGASYFSIFFRIILPLHRTSLATLAILTTVATWNDFFWPFLIGRDPSVRVIAVAINAFRTQQQSGVPDWTGLMACTVLAMIPVAVLLVVFGRKVVESFQFSGMR; encoded by the coding sequence ATGGAAAAATCGACGCGAAAACCGAGCGTGGGCCGATGGTTGGGCTACGCGGCCCTGGTCGCGTTTGCCCTGCTTTCGCTGGGGCCGGTGTGGATCGCGCTCAAGACCGCGCTGACCGGTTCAAACGCGCTTTTCCAGAGTGCGGGCTCGGTCCTGCCGCAGGATCCGACGCTGTTCAGTTTCCAGCGGGTGCTTGGGCTGATCGATCCCTCCGATCCGCGCCTGCAGCAGACGGGGTTGGCCAAGGTCGATTTTCTGCGGGCACTGGTCAACAGCATCATCTTCACCATCGTGGCGGTGGCGCCGCAAATTTTCTTTAGCGCGATGGCGGCTTACGCCTTTGCACGGTTGAAGTTCCCCGGCGGCAAGTTGCTGTTCTTCCTTTTCGTCGCGGCCACCATGATACCGGCAGCCGTCCTGTTTATCCCGAATTTTATCCTGATCCATGATCTGGGCTGGTTGAACACTTTTCAGGGCATGGCCGCGCCTTACGCGCTGATGACGCCGTTCGCGGTGTTTTTCCTGCGCCAAATGTTCCTGGGCACCCCGGGTGACGTCGAGGAAGCGGCTCGCATCGACGGCGCTTCGTATTTTTCGATTTTCTTCCGCATCATTTTGCCGCTGCACCGGACTTCGCTCGCCACGCTGGCGATCCTGACGACGGTGGCGACCTGGAACGACTTCTTCTGGCCGTTCCTGATCGGGCGTGACCCCTCGGTGCGCGTCATTGCCGTTGCGATTAACGCTTTTCGCACGCAGCAGCAGTCCGGCGTGCCGGACTGGACGGGCTTGATGGCCTGTACGGTCCTCGCGATGATTCCCGTTGCCGTGCTCCTGGTTGTCTTCGGCCGCAAGGTGGTCGAGTCGTTCCAGTTCAGCGGGATGAGATAA
- a CDS encoding sugar ABC transporter permease produces MSSSIPVASDSATLATPAIRPRRSLLASQAFCGWLFVFPALIGFTLFYFLPTIRAFYIGLTNWNLMRAPKFLGLENYQKLIADQRFWESMWVTLLYVIYNIPVQTVFGLLLAVLINRLTGSVLMRSILLVPYLISNVVAAMIWLWMLDPVLGIVNIILEHIGLGRHAFFSEGSLALPTIAAINIWRHTGFIALLFYTGLQAIPRHLYEAARIEGASEWKMFWSITLPLLRPTLVFVLVTSVIGSFQIFDTIAVTTQGGPGISTRTIVWYIYQLAFSSMRMGYASAMSTALFFVLIIITVIQMRVLRSGQSDLG; encoded by the coding sequence ATGTCCAGCTCAATCCCCGTTGCGTCTGATTCCGCGACCCTCGCGACCCCGGCGATCCGGCCGCGACGCAGCCTGCTCGCCAGCCAGGCATTTTGCGGTTGGCTGTTTGTCTTTCCCGCGCTGATCGGGTTTACCCTCTTTTATTTCCTGCCGACCATCCGGGCGTTTTACATCGGGCTGACCAACTGGAACCTGATGCGGGCGCCGAAGTTCCTGGGGCTGGAAAACTATCAGAAGTTAATCGCCGACCAGAGGTTCTGGGAATCGATGTGGGTCACGCTCCTCTACGTGATTTATAACATCCCGGTTCAGACCGTTTTCGGGCTGTTGCTGGCGGTGCTCATCAACCGGTTGACCGGGTCGGTGTTGATGCGCTCGATTCTGCTGGTTCCATACCTGATCTCGAACGTGGTGGCCGCCATGATCTGGCTCTGGATGCTCGACCCTGTTCTAGGGATCGTGAACATCATTCTGGAACACATCGGCCTCGGACGCCACGCCTTCTTTAGCGAGGGGAGCCTGGCATTGCCGACGATTGCGGCCATCAACATCTGGCGTCACACCGGCTTTATCGCGCTGCTGTTTTACACCGGATTGCAGGCGATCCCGCGGCACCTGTACGAAGCGGCCCGGATCGAGGGCGCTTCCGAATGGAAGATGTTTTGGTCCATCACCCTGCCGCTGCTGCGGCCGACGCTGGTGTTTGTGCTCGTGACCAGCGTCATCGGTTCATTCCAGATCTTTGATACCATCGCCGTCACCACGCAGGGTGGTCCGGGGATATCCACCCGCACGATCGTCTGGTACATCTATCAGCTGGCCTTCAGCAGCATGCGCATGGGCTACGCGTCGGCCATGTCGACCGCGCTCTTTTTCGTCCTGATCATCATCACCGTCATCCAGATGCGGGTCTTGCGCTCCGGGCAATCGGACCTGGGATGA
- a CDS encoding ABC transporter ATP-binding protein, protein MITIENLSKRFGDFLALDRVGLKIETGELFFLLGPSGCGKTTLLRHVAGFYQPDEGRILFDGEDVTRVPPHRRNTGMVFQNYALWPHLTVAKNVAFGLEERHLPKPEIEGRVAEALRVVRLEDMARRKIHELSGGQQQRVALARALVIRPACLLLDEPLSNLDANLRLEMRGEIRRICRQFGLTSLYVTHDQQEALSIADRIAILDGGKLLQVGTPAEIYRRPRSRFVAEFIGEGNFLVGQIVGRDEFLTIKVGNRSLRAADPPGHVLSPGSRVVLCLRPEAIRISDNQPPGPAWRAKLLETTYLGQIAQHRFHCGTDTLKVAELNPRPGRVKPGSEYYLGVDPEEVTLLGE, encoded by the coding sequence ATGATTACGATTGAGAATCTTTCCAAACGGTTCGGTGACTTTCTCGCGCTCGACCGCGTCGGGTTGAAAATCGAAACGGGTGAGCTGTTCTTTCTCCTGGGTCCAAGCGGCTGCGGCAAGACCACCCTCCTCCGCCACGTCGCCGGGTTCTATCAACCCGACGAAGGCAGGATCCTGTTCGACGGCGAAGACGTCACCCGCGTTCCGCCTCACCGGCGCAACACGGGCATGGTCTTCCAGAACTATGCGCTCTGGCCCCACCTAACCGTGGCAAAGAATGTCGCGTTCGGCCTGGAGGAACGGCACCTCCCTAAACCGGAAATCGAAGGGCGGGTTGCCGAAGCTTTGCGCGTCGTCCGGCTCGAAGACATGGCCCGACGCAAGATTCACGAACTGTCCGGCGGCCAGCAGCAGCGGGTGGCCCTGGCGCGGGCGCTCGTAATCCGGCCGGCCTGCCTCCTGTTGGATGAGCCGTTATCCAATCTGGATGCCAATCTCCGGTTGGAAATGCGAGGCGAGATCCGCCGGATCTGCCGGCAGTTCGGGTTAACCTCACTCTACGTTACGCACGACCAGCAGGAAGCCCTCTCCATTGCCGATCGCATCGCGATCCTTGACGGCGGCAAACTGCTCCAGGTTGGCACGCCCGCGGAAATCTACCGCCGGCCGCGTAGCCGGTTCGTGGCGGAGTTTATCGGCGAAGGCAATTTCCTGGTCGGGCAGATCGTCGGCCGCGACGAATTCCTGACCATCAAGGTTGGTAACCGCTCCCTGCGGGCCGCCGATCCCCCCGGGCACGTCCTGTCCCCCGGGTCACGCGTCGTGCTTTGCCTTCGTCCGGAAGCCATTCGCATCTCAGACAACCAGCCGCCGGGGCCTGCGTGGCGGGCGAAGCTGCTCGAAACCACCTACCTTGGCCAGATTGCCCAGCACCGGTTTCATTGCGGGACTGATACCCTTAAAGTTGCCGAGTTGAATCCGCGGCCGGGCCGCGTGAAACCCGGTAGCGAATATTATTTAGGCGTGGACCCTGAAGAGGTGACGCTCCTCGGGGAATAG
- a CDS encoding extracellular solute-binding protein: protein MRGVLPLLLCLGLILAVPLLLRQPQEAGHDSAQDSLVIISPHDETIRFEFTRAFADYYRKKTGRTVRLDWRLPGGTAEIVRYLDSEFEAAFRAYWSGTLHRPWTREVLESFSNPRVRADAQQGSPGEAARKAFLSSDAGCGIDLLFGGGSFDFINFANRGFLVDSGALGRFPELFGGNGDLAIPRSLGGEPYWDERGRWVGTCLAGFGICYNPDVLERLGVPSPPQQWADLADAHFFKAIALADPTKSGSAAKAFELLIQQQMNERLSELSGSAKDQSREKLEAQAVAEGWQRALQLLIRLAANARYFSDAASKVPLDVAYGEAAAGMCIDFYGRFESEAVADGNGRSRLGYTNVLGGTSVGVDSIALLRGAPHSQVARAFIDFVLQPEGQKLWDFRPGTPGGPVRYVLRRLPVRKEFYREPLRSSLADRDADPYRDAEAFQYHEGWTAPLFSAIRFLVRVMCIDSREELVAARRAIGNAPVNSPGFQKLLDVSRVRYDVARQQIRETLRSADRVQEIRLAEELTTHFRDQYRQAERLAREGH from the coding sequence ATGCGCGGCGTACTTCCCCTTCTGTTGTGTCTCGGCCTGATTCTGGCGGTCCCGCTCCTGCTCCGGCAACCGCAGGAAGCCGGCCATGATTCGGCCCAGGATTCACTCGTGATCATCTCGCCCCATGACGAGACCATCCGGTTCGAATTCACCCGCGCCTTCGCCGATTACTACCGGAAAAAGACCGGGCGCACGGTCCGCCTTGACTGGCGCCTTCCGGGCGGTACCGCCGAGATCGTCCGGTACCTCGACTCGGAATTTGAAGCAGCCTTTCGAGCCTACTGGTCGGGAACGCTCCACCGTCCCTGGACCCGTGAGGTCCTCGAGAGCTTTTCCAACCCGCGAGTGCGCGCCGACGCCCAGCAAGGTTCCCCCGGCGAGGCCGCCAGAAAGGCATTTTTGAGTTCCGACGCCGGCTGCGGGATCGATCTCCTTTTCGGGGGCGGCAGCTTTGATTTTATCAACTTCGCCAATCGCGGGTTTCTCGTCGACAGCGGCGCGCTCGGCCGTTTCCCGGAACTGTTCGGCGGCAACGGCGACCTGGCGATCCCACGGTCCCTCGGCGGCGAACCATACTGGGACGAGCGGGGCCGCTGGGTCGGCACCTGCCTGGCCGGATTCGGCATTTGTTACAATCCCGATGTTCTGGAGCGCCTGGGCGTTCCATCGCCGCCGCAACAATGGGCTGACCTGGCTGACGCACACTTCTTCAAAGCGATTGCGCTGGCCGATCCGACCAAAAGCGGTTCTGCCGCGAAGGCTTTTGAGCTGCTGATCCAGCAACAGATGAATGAACGGTTGTCTGAGTTATCGGGGTCAGCGAAAGATCAATCCCGGGAAAAGCTGGAAGCGCAAGCCGTGGCCGAAGGATGGCAGCGCGCGCTCCAGCTCCTGATCCGGCTCGCGGCCAACGCCCGCTACTTCAGCGATGCGGCGTCGAAGGTGCCTCTGGATGTCGCCTACGGAGAAGCGGCGGCCGGCATGTGCATCGACTTTTACGGCCGCTTTGAAAGCGAGGCCGTGGCCGACGGAAACGGCCGGAGCCGGCTCGGGTACACCAACGTCCTGGGTGGAACCTCCGTCGGGGTCGATTCGATCGCGCTGCTTCGTGGCGCGCCCCATTCGCAGGTCGCCAGGGCGTTCATCGATTTTGTCCTGCAACCCGAAGGTCAAAAGCTTTGGGACTTTCGTCCGGGGACGCCCGGCGGCCCCGTGCGCTATGTGCTGAGGCGGTTGCCGGTCCGGAAGGAATTTTACCGCGAACCGCTGCGCTCGTCCCTCGCGGACCGGGACGCCGACCCCTACCGCGACGCTGAGGCCTTCCAGTACCATGAGGGGTGGACCGCGCCGCTTTTCTCCGCAATCCGGTTTTTAGTCCGCGTCATGTGCATCGATTCACGCGAGGAACTCGTGGCGGCTCGCCGCGCCATCGGCAACGCCCCGGTAAACTCGCCCGGTTTCCAGAAACTGCTCGATGTTTCCCGCGTTCGCTACGACGTCGCCCGGCAACAAATCCGGGAAACGCTTCGATCCGCCGACCGCGTCCAGGAAATCCGTCTGGCCGAAGAGCTCACGACTCACTTCCGCGACCAATACCGCCAGGCCGAACGGCTGGCGCGAGAGGGGCATTGA
- a CDS encoding iron ABC transporter permease — protein MLAFLYFGILAFFGIFFVLPILTALRGAFLDQTGALTFDYVVEVFRNPVYLEGFVNALKLATGSTLLAFAIAAPLAWLGQRFEFPAKRTLSALLLLPMMLPPFVGAIGFRQIFGQEGAANALLHAAGWLRPGQVIDWLGSGRQWGIILLNALHLYPIFYLNLVAALANVDPVLMEAAENLGCSGLRRARRITLPLIMPGIFAGGSIVFIWAFTELGVPLMFDYYRVTPVQIFEGIRDIGSNPFPYALVAVTLISSALIYLSVRIAIGSPPPASPGRGGHSGQIHSLHGLRGTLCSAFFLAVCLLAVLPHIGVILVSVSRDWYRAILPHSFTLQHYALALGDHLTVPAIRNSLIYASLSTLIDLLLGVAIAYLVTRTAIPGRSLLDALATLPLAVPGLILAFGYLALTRRGSFLNFLDPTRDPLVLLVVAYAVRRIPYVVRSATAGFQQASIVLEEAAQSAGAAPFRALTRVTLPLISANLLSGALLAFAFAMLEVSDSLVLAQKQNDYPIAKAIYELSTILGEGRYLAAALGVWAMVFLAVTVAAASRLIGTKLGAMFRG, from the coding sequence ATGCTGGCATTCCTGTATTTCGGAATCCTGGCATTTTTCGGGATCTTTTTTGTTCTGCCGATTCTAACCGCGCTCCGGGGGGCATTTCTGGATCAGACCGGCGCCTTAACGTTTGATTATGTCGTCGAGGTTTTTCGGAACCCGGTCTACCTGGAAGGGTTTGTCAACGCGCTGAAACTTGCGACCGGGAGCACGCTCCTGGCATTCGCCATTGCCGCGCCCCTGGCTTGGCTCGGTCAAAGGTTCGAGTTTCCGGCCAAGCGCACGCTCTCGGCGCTTTTACTGCTGCCGATGATGCTGCCGCCCTTTGTGGGCGCAATCGGATTTCGCCAGATCTTCGGCCAGGAAGGCGCCGCCAACGCCCTGCTCCACGCCGCCGGATGGCTCCGGCCCGGCCAGGTGATCGATTGGCTCGGGAGCGGTCGTCAATGGGGCATCATTCTGCTCAATGCACTGCACCTTTACCCGATCTTCTACCTTAACCTCGTTGCGGCCCTGGCAAACGTTGATCCCGTATTGATGGAGGCCGCGGAAAATCTCGGGTGTTCAGGCCTGCGGCGCGCCCGGCGGATAACTCTCCCGCTCATCATGCCCGGCATTTTTGCCGGCGGCAGCATCGTGTTCATCTGGGCATTCACCGAGCTGGGTGTGCCGCTGATGTTCGATTACTACCGGGTGACCCCGGTCCAGATCTTCGAAGGCATCAGGGACATCGGGAGCAATCCGTTTCCTTACGCCCTCGTCGCAGTGACGCTCATCAGTTCTGCGCTGATCTACCTCAGCGTCCGAATCGCGATCGGGTCGCCGCCGCCGGCCTCGCCCGGGCGCGGCGGGCATAGCGGGCAAATTCACTCCCTGCACGGGCTCCGGGGGACGTTGTGTTCCGCCTTCTTCCTGGCCGTTTGCCTGCTGGCCGTCCTGCCCCACATCGGCGTCATTCTCGTCTCGGTCTCCAGGGACTGGTACCGGGCGATCCTGCCGCACTCCTTTACCCTGCAGCATTACGCTCTGGCGCTGGGCGATCACCTGACCGTTCCCGCCATCCGGAACAGCCTGATCTACGCCTCCCTGTCTACCCTGATCGATCTTTTGCTCGGAGTCGCCATCGCCTACCTGGTGACACGAACCGCAATCCCCGGCCGCTCCCTGCTGGACGCTCTCGCCACGCTTCCCCTCGCCGTGCCGGGACTTATCCTCGCGTTCGGATACCTGGCCCTTACGCGCCGGGGCAGCTTTCTGAACTTCCTGGATCCGACCCGTGACCCGCTCGTTCTCCTGGTGGTAGCCTACGCCGTACGGCGGATCCCTTACGTGGTCCGGTCGGCAACCGCCGGCTTTCAGCAGGCCAGCATCGTGCTGGAGGAAGCGGCCCAAAGCGCAGGCGCCGCACCCTTCCGTGCGTTGACACGGGTCACGTTACCCTTGATCAGCGCGAACCTGCTTTCCGGAGCCCTCCTGGCATTCGCGTTTGCCATGCTCGAGGTGTCGGACTCGCTCGTACTCGCACAGAAGCAAAACGATTATCCGATCGCGAAAGCGATCTACGAATTGTCGACGATTCTCGGCGAGGGCCGGTACCTTGCGGCCGCCCTCGGCGTCTGGGCGATGGTGTTTCTGGCCGTCACCGTCGCGGCCGCGTCGCGGTTGATCGGCACGAAGTTAGGCGCCATGTTCCGGGGCTAA
- a CDS encoding glycogen/starch/alpha-glucan phosphorylase, whose translation MDPLPDKPLDSCCKNLSIEDDRTGLSVETLKRAFADNLFYVQGRFPEIATQNDFYMALAYTVRDRQLHRWINTIETYLKQKHHRIVSYFSAEYLLGPRLGNSLISLGIYEQVRQAVEESGLRLERLLEQEAEPGLGNGGLGRLAACFMDSLSTLEVPAIGYGIRYEFGIFTQEIRDGWQVEVADQWLRLGDPWEIRRPDRTVEVGFGGRTECYTDDQGRSRMRWIPRRIVCGVPHDMAILGYHVNTANTLRLWKAEASESFNFQEFNQGDYYGAVHEQVVTGTISKVLYPNDAVVQGKQLRLEQQYFFVACSVQDMIRIHLRLGRSLEEFHETFAVQLNDTHPSIGIAELMRLLVDEHRIAWETAWDITRKTFAYTNHTLLPEALEKWPVRLFGDLLPRHLEIIYEINRRFLDEVRRKYPDDPARVARMSLIDESGERYVRMAYLATVGSHAVNGVAELHSQLLKETTLRDFFELWPEKFLNITNGVTPRRFIVSSNPRLSRLATRKIGDGWITRLEDLRKLEAFVEDPGFRSEVRQIKQANKRDLASYIQKQTGATVDPESMFDVQVKRLHEYKRQHLNVLHIITLYNRIKHDRNIDLLPRTFLFGGKAAPGYFMAKLIIKLINSVAEVLNREPDVRDRLKVVFLPNYDVKQAQRIFPAADLSEQISTAGYEASGTSNMKLAMNGALTIGTLDGANIEIRQQVGEENFFLFGLTSKEVFEKRAAGYRPREYYDANANLRAAVDLISSGHFSNGDTRLFEPLVDSLMKHDPYMLFADYESYVKCQDQVSQAYRDTDHWTRMSILNTARVGIFSSDRAIREYSGKIWDAHPVKVELQAYRPGDAGLKVDAGGGQTEPAGAIAPIEGR comes from the coding sequence ATGGATCCCTTACCTGATAAACCGTTGGATTCCTGCTGTAAAAATCTCTCCATTGAGGACGATCGTACCGGCTTGAGCGTCGAAACCCTCAAACGAGCCTTTGCGGACAACCTATTTTACGTTCAGGGCAGGTTTCCGGAGATCGCGACGCAAAATGATTTCTACATGGCGCTGGCCTATACGGTGCGTGATCGCCAGTTACACCGCTGGATCAACACCATTGAAACCTACCTTAAACAAAAACACCATAGGATCGTCTCCTATTTTTCCGCGGAATACCTGCTTGGACCGCGCTTAGGAAACAGCCTGATCAGCCTGGGAATTTACGAGCAAGTCCGCCAGGCGGTGGAAGAGTCCGGGCTTCGCCTTGAACGTTTGCTCGAACAGGAAGCCGAACCGGGTCTGGGTAACGGAGGCTTGGGACGGCTTGCCGCCTGTTTCATGGATTCTCTTTCCACCCTGGAAGTTCCCGCCATCGGCTACGGAATCCGTTACGAATTCGGAATCTTCACCCAGGAGATTCGCGACGGCTGGCAGGTCGAAGTCGCCGACCAGTGGCTGCGCCTGGGCGACCCGTGGGAAATCCGCCGTCCTGACCGCACCGTGGAGGTCGGCTTCGGCGGCCGTACCGAATGCTACACGGACGATCAGGGCCGCTCCCGGATGCGCTGGATTCCGAGGCGGATCGTATGCGGTGTCCCGCACGATATGGCAATTCTCGGCTACCACGTCAACACGGCCAATACGTTACGCCTGTGGAAGGCCGAAGCCTCTGAATCGTTCAACTTTCAGGAATTCAACCAGGGGGACTACTACGGCGCCGTTCACGAACAGGTGGTGACCGGGACCATCTCCAAAGTTCTTTACCCCAACGACGCCGTGGTCCAGGGAAAGCAGTTGCGGCTGGAACAGCAATACTTCTTCGTTGCCTGCTCTGTGCAGGACATGATCCGCATCCACTTGCGTCTGGGACGAAGCCTGGAGGAATTCCATGAGACGTTTGCGGTGCAACTGAATGATACCCATCCGTCGATCGGGATCGCCGAACTCATGCGGTTACTCGTGGATGAGCACCGGATAGCGTGGGAAACCGCCTGGGACATTACCCGTAAGACGTTTGCGTACACCAACCACACGCTCCTGCCGGAAGCGCTCGAGAAATGGCCGGTCCGCTTGTTCGGCGACCTCCTGCCGCGGCACCTGGAGATCATATACGAGATTAACCGTCGGTTCCTCGACGAGGTTCGCCGGAAGTATCCGGATGATCCGGCGCGGGTTGCGCGGATGTCCCTGATCGATGAAAGCGGTGAACGCTACGTCCGGATGGCTTACCTTGCGACCGTCGGCAGCCACGCCGTCAACGGCGTGGCCGAACTGCATTCCCAACTCCTGAAGGAGACCACCCTACGCGATTTCTTCGAACTCTGGCCGGAGAAATTCCTCAACATCACCAATGGCGTTACCCCGCGCCGTTTCATCGTCTCCAGCAATCCCCGGCTCTCCCGCCTGGCGACCCGGAAAATCGGGGATGGTTGGATTACCCGCCTGGAGGACCTTCGGAAGCTGGAAGCCTTCGTGGAAGATCCCGGTTTCCGGAGTGAGGTCCGGCAGATCAAGCAGGCAAACAAGCGGGACCTGGCGAGCTATATCCAAAAACAAACCGGCGCCACGGTGGACCCGGAGAGCATGTTCGACGTGCAGGTGAAACGGCTGCACGAGTACAAGCGCCAGCATTTGAACGTGTTGCACATCATTACCCTGTACAACCGCATCAAACACGATCGCAACATCGACCTCCTGCCCCGCACCTTTCTTTTCGGAGGCAAGGCGGCCCCGGGATACTTCATGGCCAAGCTGATCATCAAACTGATCAATTCCGTTGCCGAGGTGCTGAACCGTGAACCGGACGTCCGCGATCGTCTCAAGGTAGTATTCCTGCCTAACTATGACGTCAAGCAGGCGCAACGAATCTTCCCTGCGGCTGACCTGTCGGAGCAGATTTCGACGGCCGGCTATGAGGCGTCCGGAACGAGCAACATGAAGCTTGCGATGAACGGGGCATTGACGATCGGCACGCTGGACGGCGCAAATATTGAAATCCGGCAGCAGGTCGGCGAAGAAAACTTTTTCCTGTTCGGTCTGACGTCTAAAGAAGTGTTTGAAAAGCGCGCCGCGGGCTATCGTCCGCGAGAGTACTACGACGCTAACGCGAATTTACGCGCCGCAGTTGACCTGATCAGCTCGGGACACTTCTCCAACGGCGACACCCGGTTATTCGAACCATTGGTAGATTCGTTGATGAAGCATGACCCGTACATGCTGTTTGCCGATTACGAATCTTACGTGAAGTGCCAGGACCAGGTCAGCCAAGCATACAGGGATACGGACCATTGGACGCGGATGTCGATCTTGAATACGGCCCGCGTGGGCATTTTCTCTTCGGACCGGGCGATTCGGGAATACAGTGGGAAGATTTGGGATGCGCACCCGGTCAAAGTTGAACTACAAGCTTACAGGCCGGGCGACGCGGGACTGAAAGTCGATGCCGGTGGCGGACAGACCGAACCGGCCGGGGCGATCGCTCCTATTGAGGGACGTTAG